A single window of Macaca mulatta isolate MMU2019108-1 chromosome 9, T2T-MMU8v2.0, whole genome shotgun sequence DNA harbors:
- the LOC114680580 gene encoding supervillin-like, whose product MFPSWEHREDIAEITEMDTEVSNQITLVEDVLAKLCKTIYLLADLLARPLPEGVDPLKLEIYLTDEDFEFALDMTRKEYNALPSWKQVNLKKTGGLF is encoded by the exons ATGTTTCCCAGCTGGGAGCACAGAGAGGACATTGCTGAGATCACAGAGATG GACACGGAAGTTTCCAATCAGATCACCCTCGTGGAAGACGTCTTAGCCAAGCTCTGTAAAACCATTTATCTGCTGGCCGACCTCCTGGCCAGGCCACTCCCGGAGGGGGTCGATCCTCTGAAGCTTGAGATCTATCTCACCGATGAAGACTTTGAG TTTGCACTAGACATGACAAGGAAAGAATACAATGCCCTGCCCTCCTGGAAGCAGGTGAACCTGAAGAAAACAGGAGGCCTGTTCTGA
- the LOC144331037 gene encoding uncharacterized protein LOC144331037, translating into MLHHQSSFKNKFEIKPLSCPGGAWLSIPGPLEQLSPDPAGVQATLPCRRRARTLTPAGRPASAKRRLYHLCSCCFLLTLSQQCCLSSDSVLIAGVLTLSQQCSLSSDSVLFAGVLTVSQQCCLSSDSVLCAGVLTVSQQCSLSSDSVLFAGVLTLSQQCSLSSDSVLFAGVLTVSQQCCLSSDSVLIAGVLTVSQQCCLSSDSVLIAGVALVGTSDRGAGRVSPRRQSFRVGYRVTASAIGLCFCCWRDGLESERSLLYPNSPKLDFSKVERLELPGPWKSPFLLFKKLLKFDAFSGSTSSRLAAGSTLTCSTVWSLGSSAHPCNQTHGFPHPVLEPHSDSLPAEWVNSTVGFEKRQAWV; encoded by the exons ATGTTACACCATCAAAGCAGTTTCAAGAATAAGTTTG AAATTAAACCCCTATCGTGCCCTGGAGGAGCCTGGCTCAGCATCCCTGGGCCCCTCGAGCAGCTGTCCCCTGACCCTGCTGGAGTGCAAGCAACCCTACCCTGCAGGCGCCGGGCCAGGACACTGACCCCAGCAGGCCGGCCAGCATCGGCCAAGCGGAGGCTCTACCACCTGTGCAGCTGCTGCTTTTTGCTGACCCTCTCCCAGCAGTGCTGCCTGAGCTCTGACTCGGTCCTGATTGCAGGTGTGCTGACCCTCTCCCAGCAGTGCTCCCTGAGCTCTGACTCGGTCCTGTTTGCAGGTGTGCTGACCGTCTCCCAGCAGTGCTGCCTGAGCTCTGACTCGGTCCTGTGTGCAGGTGTGCTGACCGTCTCCCAGCAGTGCTCCCTGAGCTCTGACTCGGTCCTGTTTGCAGGTGTGCTGACCCTCTCCCAGCAGTGCTCCCTGAGCTCTGACTCGGTCCTGTTTGCAGGTGTGCTGACCGTCTCCCAGCAGTGCTGCCTGAGCTCTGACTCGGTCCTGATTGCAGGTGTGCTGACCGTCTCCCAGCAGTGCTGCCTGAGCTCTGACTCGGTCCTGATTGCAGGTGTGGCTCTTGTGGGCACAAGTGATAGAGGAGCCGGACGAGTGTCACCAAGGCGCCAGAGCTTCCGCGTTGGCTACAGAGTGACTGCAAGTGCCATTGGGCTGTGCTTCTGCTGCTGGAGGGATGGTCTGGAATCTGAACGCTCCCTGCTCTATCCTAATTCTCCAAAGCTGGACTTTTCCAAAGTT GAGAGGCTGGAGCTGCCTGGGCCCTGGAAGAGCCCATTCCTGCTGTTTAAGAAGCTCCTGAAGTTTGATGCATTCAGCGGCTCAACGTCAAGTCGCCTTGCCGCTGGTTCAACCCTGACCTGCTCCACGGTCTGGTCACTGGGCTCTTCGGCCCATCCTTGTAACCAAACTCATGGCTTCCCACATCCTGTGCTGGAGCCCCACTCTGACTCCCTGCCTGCAGAGTGGGTTAACAGCACAGTTGGGTTTGAAAAGAGGCAGGCCTGGGTGTGA